The following is a genomic window from Marinococcus sp. PL1-022.
CTCAATACTTCCGGATTCCCTTAAATCAGACATCATCGGGCGTTTGTCCTGTCTGGACTCCACCCCGCGGGAAAGCTGGGACAGAGCAATTACCGGAACGTCAAGTTCACGCGCGAGAGCTTTTAAATTACGCGAGATTTCCGAAACCTCCTGCTGGCGGCTCTCCCCGCCTCTGCTGCTGCCCTGGATCAGCTGCAGGTAATCGATCAAAATCATTCCGATACCCCGCTCCTGCTTCAGACGAAGGCATTTCGCCCGTATGTCGTTCACCCGGATGCCCGGGGAATCATCAATAAAAATGCCGGCCGAAGACAAGCTTCCCATCGCCATCGTGAGCTTTTCCCAGTCCTCTTCCTGCAGTGCACCGGTACGAAGGCGATTGGCATCAATGTTTCCTTCTGCACAGAGCATCCGCTGCACAAGCTGGGCGGCACCCATCTCCAGGCTGAAAATCGCCACATTTTCCTCGGTTTTCGTCGCAATGTTCTGGGCGATATTTAAGGCAAAGGCCGTTTTCCCCATCGAGGGCCTGGCAGCCACAATGACTAAGTCACTGCGCTGAAAGCCGGCAGTCATATGGTCGAGCTCGGCAAAGCCGCTTGCGATTCCGGTTACATCATTTTCCCGGTTCTGCAGCATTTCAATATTGTCGTATGTCTCAATGAGGACGTCTTTGATGGAAACGAAGGCAGACGAACGACGCTCCTGCGATACTTCCATTATGGTCTTTTCAGCTTCGTTAAGTACTTCCTCTACATCATGTTCTCCACTGTAGCCTTCATTCACTATGTTAGTTGCTGCCCGTATCAGCCGTCGCAGCAGGGACTTGCTGTATACGCCCTGACTGTAATAACCGACATTGGCCGCCGTCGGTACAGCGTTTGCCAGATCGGTAAGATAAGAAAGACCACCGATTTCTTCGAGCACCTGCTTCGCCTGCAGCTCCGTGCTGACCGTAATAAGATCAACCGGCTCTCCGCGTTCGGACAGCTCAATCATCGTATTAAAAATACGCTGATGCGACTGACGATAGAAGTCATCCGGCATTAAATGCTCCGTGGCAGTGATGAGCGCTTCTCCTTCTAAAAAGACAGCACCTAAAACAGCCTGTTCTGCTTCAATATTCTGCGGGGGCACCCGTTCTGTGAAAATATCATTCATTGCTTTCACCTCGATAGAACGTGTTGAAAAAAGAGCCTGATTCTTACCCTCTGTTTATGACGGGGAAACAGGCTCTTTCTTCATCCACGCAGCTGTTACTCTTCCGTCACGTGTACGTTTACGACAGCTGTGACTTCAGGATGAATCTTGATCGGTACTTTGGTATATCCAAGTGAACGAATTGGCTGGTCAATTTCTATTTTGCGTTTGTCCACTTTCATATTCATGCTTTTCAGCTTTTCAGCAATCTGTTTTGTGGAAACCGCTCCGAACAGACGGCCGCCTTCTCCCGCTTTGGCGGTAAGCTCCACCTCCGTTTTTTCAAGCTGCTCCTTAAACTTCTTCGCCTGCTCAAGCTCTTCCTGCTCACGTTCTTTTTGTTTTTTCTGCGTAGCTTCCAGGTCACGCAGATTGCCTTTGCTAGCTTCCACGGCAAGGTTTTTCTTTAATAAATAGTTTCTGGCGTACCCTTCGGATACGTCTGCGACTTCACCTTTTTTCCCCTGGCCTTTAACGTCTTGTTTCAGTATGACTTTCATTCGGATGTGCCCCCTTGCAAATATTCATCAATGGCCTGCTTCAGGCGTTTTTCCGCTTCTTCAATCGTAGCATCGGTCAGCTGTGTTGCCGCATTCGTTAAATGACCGCCTCCGCCCAAAGCCTCCATTATTAACTGCACGTTCACTTCACCAAGTGAACGGGCGCTGATACTAATTTTATCATCCTGACGCTTAGATATCACAAACGAACCTTTGATATCGTTCATCGTAAGCAGGGTGTCGGCTGCCTGGGCGATTAAAATCTGCCCGTACATTTCGTCTTCCGCAGCGGCGGCAACAGCCATACCGTCCCGGTAAACCTCCGCCCGTTCAATGAGGTGCGACCGTTCGACGTATTGATCGAGATCTTCTTTTAACAGCATCTGTACCATAGTCGTATCGGCACCGTGCATTTTTAAAAATGATGCTGCATCGAATGTTCTCGATCCTGTCCGGATGGCGAAGCTTTTCGTATCCACAATAATGCCTGCAAGCATCGCTGTTGCTTCAAGCACATCCATACTGAGCTTTTTCGGCTGATACTCCAAAAGCTCTGTTACAAGCTCGGCGGTGGATGAAGCGTACGGTTCCATGTATACAAGCACCGGATCTTCAATAAACTCCTCTCCCCGGCGGTGATGGTCAAGAACAATCGTACGATTCACGCGGTCAATCAGCCGCGGCTCGATAACCATGGATGGCTTGTGCGTATCCACAACGACAAGCAGCGTATGCTTTGTCACTTCATCCATTGCTTCTGACGGCGTAATAAATTGAGACCACAGGTATTCATGGTTTTCGATTTCTTCCATGAGCTTTTTCACATCCGGGTTAATTTCATCCGGATCCACGACGACATACGCATCTGTGTTATTTACTTCAGCGATTTTAAGCACACCAATCGCAGCACCAATCGCGTCCATATCCGGATTTTTGTGCCCCATCACAATAACCTGGTCGCTTTCAAGGACAAAATCCCGCAGGGCGTGGGAAATAACCCTGGCGCGTACCCGGGTGCGCTTTTCAACAGCATTGGACTTCCCGCCGTAAAAGCGCACTTTCCCGTTCGCCTCCTTGATGGCTACCTGGTCGCCGCCGCGTCCGAGTGCAAGATCGAGACTGGACTGGGCCAGCGAACCAAGCTCCTGCAAAGACGGCTCCCCAGCTCCGATACCAATACTCAGGGTGATGGTCACCTTCTCTTTACTCGTAATATCACGTACGTAATCGAGCAGTTCAAATTTCGTCTGCTCGAGATGGTTGAGGGCATCCTGATTCATGACAGCCATAAACCGGTCTACAGCGATGCTGCGCAGTAAAATGTCATGATCCCCCGCCCACTCATTCAAAGCGGTAGTCACATGACTCATCAGCCGGCTTCTTGTCTGATCATCCATGCCCTGGGTAACTTCGGTGAAGTTATCTAAATAAATAAATGCAACGACTGATTTCTCTTTTTGGTACATTGCCTGAATATCTGTCGTTTCAGTCATATCAAAGAAATAGAGCAGCCGCTCTTCGCTGTGAATATACACGGTATAATGACGATTTCTCATCGTTAAGTGTATTTCGCTTTCCCCCTGCTTAATCGCTGCAGCCAGACGTTCAGACACAGTACCGATCGGCTTTCCCATGAATTCTTTCGGCAGATAGGAAAGGATGAAGGGGTTCGCCCACTGTATTTGATAATTCTTATCATACAGGAGGATGCCAATAGGCATCTCAGTAACCGCTTCTTCCCCTGCCTTGTTCACACGGTGGGTCAGCGTAGATATATACCGTTCAAGCTCTTTTTCAAATGAACGCTCTGCCTGAATGACATAAATAGCCAAAGCTCCGAGCAGGATAAATCCTACCGCCCCTATTTCCCATTGAAACCAGGTGAGAAAGGCAAGTGCTATTCCGGCTAATATGAACAATCCGACGATATGATAGCCGTACCACCGCCGTATTAAAAACTTCGGCATGTAACTCAACCCCTACTTCGTGTCGGTTTGAATGCGTTGCTTCAAGTTTAGACCTAAATCTATTATACCTAAAATGCGGGCTAAAAATAATGCTATTGTTGATAATAATATACTCCCGACGATAATGAGAACCCCGTAGTATTTTGGATAGGATTTAGCATGCAGAAAATAAAAGATCACAGTAAAGCCCTGAATTGCCACAGCCAGCTCCAATAGGGGAAAAAGGTTCATGACAACTATATACATAGCTGTTCCTTCTTCAAGCCCGATCAGAATAAATATAGAACCCGTCAAATAATACCATATGAGTGATCTCGGAAAGCTCCAGTTTCGAAAAGCCGGAAACTGCTGATAGTCCATCCGGACACGCTTCAAAATAACATGAGCGAACACCTGGGTTATAAATGAAAGAATAATGCCTGTACCAATAAGGAGCACCGGGCCGATATATTGAATCAGCGTGACCATTTCTGCTAAAGCATCCAGATTTGAGGTATCCTGACCGATGCTCTCCATCATGCTTCTCGCCTGGGAGATAGAGTCATTCAATGTTTGCTGGATTAATTGAATCGGAT
Proteins encoded in this region:
- the dnaB gene encoding replicative DNA helicase; translated protein: MNDIFTERVPPQNIEAEQAVLGAVFLEGEALITATEHLMPDDFYRQSHQRIFNTMIELSERGEPVDLITVSTELQAKQVLEEIGGLSYLTDLANAVPTAANVGYYSQGVYSKSLLRRLIRAATNIVNEGYSGEHDVEEVLNEAEKTIMEVSQERRSSAFVSIKDVLIETYDNIEMLQNRENDVTGIASGFAELDHMTAGFQRSDLVIVAARPSMGKTAFALNIAQNIATKTEENVAIFSLEMGAAQLVQRMLCAEGNIDANRLRTGALQEEDWEKLTMAMGSLSSAGIFIDDSPGIRVNDIRAKCLRLKQERGIGMILIDYLQLIQGSSRGGESRQQEVSEISRNLKALARELDVPVIALSQLSRGVESRQDKRPMMSDLRESGSIEQDADIVSFLYRDDYYDQESENQNIIEIIIAKQRNGPVGTAELAFIKEYNKFVNLDRRHDDNQIPPGA
- the rplI gene encoding 50S ribosomal protein L9 is translated as MKVILKQDVKGQGKKGEVADVSEGYARNYLLKKNLAVEASKGNLRDLEATQKKQKEREQEELEQAKKFKEQLEKTEVELTAKAGEGGRLFGAVSTKQIAEKLKSMNMKVDKRKIEIDQPIRSLGYTKVPIKIHPEVTAVVNVHVTEE
- a CDS encoding YybS family protein, translated to MKNARSVAEAAVFSAVFLVLVLLLIFVPVVGSILTIAMPLPFIIFVARNGWKPGIFMFIVCALLATLFTGGIGFPTALIFGLGGIAAGALIHQKKPAFAVFAAGTVAYIIGLVLFYLSSILLFNIDPIQLIQQTLNDSISQARSMMESIGQDTSNLDALAEMVTLIQYIGPVLLIGTGIILSFITQVFAHVILKRVRMDYQQFPAFRNWSFPRSLIWYYLTGSIFILIGLEEGTAMYIVVMNLFPLLELAVAIQGFTVIFYFLHAKSYPKYYGVLIIVGSILLSTIALFLARILGIIDLGLNLKQRIQTDTK
- a CDS encoding DHH family phosphoesterase translates to MPKFLIRRWYGYHIVGLFILAGIALAFLTWFQWEIGAVGFILLGALAIYVIQAERSFEKELERYISTLTHRVNKAGEEAVTEMPIGILLYDKNYQIQWANPFILSYLPKEFMGKPIGTVSERLAAAIKQGESEIHLTMRNRHYTVYIHSEERLLYFFDMTETTDIQAMYQKEKSVVAFIYLDNFTEVTQGMDDQTRSRLMSHVTTALNEWAGDHDILLRSIAVDRFMAVMNQDALNHLEQTKFELLDYVRDITSKEKVTITLSIGIGAGEPSLQELGSLAQSSLDLALGRGGDQVAIKEANGKVRFYGGKSNAVEKRTRVRARVISHALRDFVLESDQVIVMGHKNPDMDAIGAAIGVLKIAEVNNTDAYVVVDPDEINPDVKKLMEEIENHEYLWSQFITPSEAMDEVTKHTLLVVVDTHKPSMVIEPRLIDRVNRTIVLDHHRRGEEFIEDPVLVYMEPYASSTAELVTELLEYQPKKLSMDVLEATAMLAGIIVDTKSFAIRTGSRTFDAASFLKMHGADTTMVQMLLKEDLDQYVERSHLIERAEVYRDGMAVAAAAEDEMYGQILIAQAADTLLTMNDIKGSFVISKRQDDKISISARSLGEVNVQLIMEALGGGGHLTNAATQLTDATIEEAEKRLKQAIDEYLQGGTSE